From a single Nicotiana tomentosiformis chromosome 2, ASM39032v3, whole genome shotgun sequence genomic region:
- the LOC138905531 gene encoding uncharacterized protein, translated as MHLMAPKLENPGAFTIPCTIGSAEFTKALCDLGFILPTDFVILDCEVDYEVTIILGILFLAMWKALVDVEAGELTFRVDSTLAVLHKRKKAIGLTLADISGIRLAFCMHKINLEEDAKPSIEHQRRLNEAMQDVVKKEIIKWLNTGVVYHIFDSSWTSSCKLTTIPIIPAPNWSIPFELMCDASDIAVGAVLGQCINKIFHLVYYVSKTMNDAQLNYTITEKYLLAIVFAIEKFRLYLIGAKVIVHTDHAVFRYLLSEKYSKAQLMRWVIVFQEFDIDIQDRKGSKNQVADHFSRLKDEGRPHDGLEINDSFPDEQLLTVLMNHHGGARTAAKVLSCGFYWPTLYKDASDVVKKCDECQRAGGISKKNEMPLSTILEIDIFDVWVNANRTDWSKKLDDALWDYHTALKTTRMSPYWLVFGKACYLPVELEHKAMWPLKKLNLDSDAAANLRVAHLNELDEFWYHAYPSSSLYKEKMKYLHDKYIQNREFKEGDLLLLFNSRLRMFPGKLKSKWSGSFEVVGVTPFGELDLKNKNDEVFQVNGHRVKHYLGKVCDGHVVAVIHFK; from the exons ATGCATttgatggctcctaaattggaaaatcccggtgctttcacaatcccttgtaccattggaagtgctgagtttactaaagctctttgtgatcttggg ttcattcttccgacagattttgttattcttgattgtgaagtggactatgaggtgacAATTATTCTTGGAATACTTTTCCTTGCTATgtggaaggctcttgttgatgtggaagctggagaactcactttccgg gttgactctacattagCAGttctccacaagaggaagaaggctattgggttgACTTTGGCGGATATTTCGGGAATAAGActtgcattttgcatgcacaagattaacttggaggaagatgccaaaccatctattgaacaccAAAGGAGACTTAATGAAGctatgcaagacgtggtcaaaaaggagattatcaagtggttgaataccggggttgtctaccacattttcgatagttcgtggacttcttcg tgCAAGTTGACAACCATTCCCATTATccccgctcctaattggagtattccttttgagctcatgtgcgatgctagtgatatagcggttggagcagttttggggcaatgcatcaacaagatttttcatctggtctactatgttagtaagaccatgaatgatgcccaactCAATTACACCATTACAGAGAAAtatctccttgccattgtgtttgcaattgagaagttccgcctaTACTTGAtaggtgcaaaggttattgttcatacggatcatgcggtATTTCGCTATCTTTTGAGCGAGAAATATTCAAAAGCtcaattgatgagatgggtgatagtgtttcaagagtttgatattgacatccaagatcgaaaagggagtaaaaatcaagtggcggaccacttttCTCGTTTGAAGGatgaggggaggccgcatgatggactcgaaatcaatgactccttccccgatgagcaactcttgacTGTCTTAATGAA tcaccatggcggagcaagaacggcggccaaagtgctaagttgcggtttctattggccaactctttacaaagatgcaagtgatgtggtgaaaaaatgtgatgaatgtcaacgtgCCGggggaatctcgaagaagaatgaaatgcctctcagtaccattttggagattgatatctttgatgtgtggg tgaatgctaaccggacggattggtcaaagaagcttgatgatgcactatgggatTATCATACTGCTTTAAAAACTACTAGGATGTCTCCATACtggttggtgtttggcaaagcttgttatcttccggtggaacttgagcacaaggccatgtggcctttaaagaaattgaatcttgattcgGATGCAgctgctaacttgcgggttgcacatttgaatgaattggatgagttctggtaccatgcctatccaagttcgtccttgtacaaagagaagatgaaataCCTCCATGACAAATACATTCAGAATAGGGAGTTCAAAGAGGGTGATCTtttattgttgttcaactcacggttgaggatgtttcccgggaagttaaagtctaaatggagtggctcGTTTGAAGTCGTGGGTGTGACACCATTTGGtgaattagacttgaagaacaaaaatgatgaggtattccaagtcaatggtcaccgggtaaaGCACTATCTGGGAAAAGTTtgtgatggccacgttgtggcggtgattcatttcaaatga